The proteins below are encoded in one region of Doryrhamphus excisus isolate RoL2022-K1 chromosome 4, RoL_Dexc_1.0, whole genome shotgun sequence:
- the anxa1a gene encoding annexin A1a: MSFIREFMMQTVYLGMPDESVLKNEGTVKGARDFSASGDAAVMDQAIKAKGVDENTIIEILVKRSNEQRQKIKEAYQQANGKPLEAALKKALKGDLEDVVMALLKTPAQYDAQLLKMAMKGMGTDEDTLVEILASRTNTEILDIKKAYKEDYKKDLEEDIRSDTSGEFRTALLTLCKANRTEVVCDQLIDSDARSLYEAGEGRKGKDCSVFIEILTSRSAPHLRQVFERYSKYSKVDVAKAIDLEMKGDIENCLTAVVKCAGSRPAFFAEKLYLAMKGSGTRKNILTRIMVSRSEKDLKLIKDEYKKKYGKTLYQDILDDTKGDYEKILLALCGSEN; the protein is encoded by the exons ATGTCTTTCATCAGAGAGTTCATGATGCAGACGGTTTATCTCGGCATGCCAGATGAGTCA GTATTAAAGAACGAGGGGACAGTGAAGGGAGCACGCGACTTTAGCGCCAGTGGCGATGCAGCAGTCATGGACCAGGCAATCAAGGCAAAAG GTGTTGACGAGAACACTATTATTGAAATCCTGGTGAAGAGGAGCAATGAGCAGAGGCAGAAGATTAAAGAAGCGTACCAACAGGCCAATGGAAAG CCTCTGGAGGCAGCACTGAAGAAGGCTTTGAAGGGAGATTTGGAAGACGTGGTCATGGCTCTGCTAAAAACACCAGCCCAGTATGATGCCCAGCTGCTGAAAATGGCCATGAAG GGCATGGGGACTGATGAGGACACCCTGGTTGAGATTTTAGCATCCCGAACCAATACAGAGATTCTGGATATAAAGAAGGCCTACAAAGAAG ATTACAAGAAGGACCTGGAGGAAGACATCAGATCTGACACCAGTGGCGAGTTCAGAACTGCACTCCTTACGCTCTGCAAG GCTAACCGCACTGAGGTAGTGTGTGATCAGCTGATTGACAGTGATGCCAGGTCTCTGTATGAGGCTGGTGAGGGCAGGAAAGGCAAAGACTGCTCCGTCTTTATTGAAATCCTCACCAGCAGGAGCGCCCCTCATCTCCGTCAAG TGTTTGAGAGGTACTCAAAGTACAGCAAGGTGGATGTGGCCAAAGCAATTGACCTGGAGATGAAGGGCGATATTGAGAATTGCCTCACAGCAGTAG tCAAGTGTGCTGGGAGCAGGCCTGCTTTTTTTGCTGAGAAGCTCTACTTGGCCATGAAG GGATCCGGAACCCGCAAAAACATTCTTACCCGTATCATGGTGAGCCGCTCCGAAAAAGACTTGAAACTAATCAAGGATGAGTACAAGAAGAAATACGGCAAAACACTGTACCAAGATATTCTG GATGACACTAAAGGAGACTATGAGAAGATTCTGCTGGCTCTGTGTGGGAGTGAGAACTGA
- the mfsd3 gene encoding major facilitator superfamily domain-containing protein 3 isoform X2: MNDKLVFLGLLYFVQGIPYGLQSSLLPVYLRGAGHSLTRIGFTKILYFPWVLKVLWAPLVDRIGTKRRWLVGTVSGLAVTCLFSSALGPEMHIWGVAGTLLAMNTLASVQDIAVDGAAVGLLKGRGELGLGVALFVWGAPVLDEETVRCQQMDVGKRGGQGVDGLRPWSVWRKMLAVPGTPWTVLYVLTYKLGEQGAVTMFPLFLLDHHMTARELGFWNGVIAMGFSICGSSLGGLLLAQFSIGALMRRVFVLRTISMVCQSSLLTVLEPSPLMKGMAIMSMSVQHFLGGLITTLTFTTMMHCTQRAEESIQATHYSFLATLEVLGKLTFSALAGGVVDWFGFQVAFLFFLTLSAGTALHVWTATFTGALREHQLKEQPK, encoded by the exons ATGAATGACAAACTAGTGTTCTTGGGCCTGCTGTACTTTGTCCAGGGTATCCCCTATGGTCTCCAATCCTCCCTGCTTCCTGTCTACCTGCGTGGAGCTGGCCATTCCCTGACACGCATTGGCTTCACCAAGATTCTCTATTTCCCATGGGTCCTCAAGGTGCTTTGGGCTCCTTTGGTTGACAGGATTGGCACAAAGCGTCGCTGGCTGGTGGGGACAGTATCTGGACTGGCGGTGACATGTCTCTTCAGTTCTGCTCTGGGCCCAGAGATGCACATTTGGGGAGTAGCAGGAACTCTGCTCGCCATGAACACCCTGGCCTCTGTTCAAGATATCGCAGTAGATGGAGCAGCAGTGGGACTGTTGAAAGGCCGAGGGGAGCTTGGATTGG GTGTGGCTCTTTTTGTGTGGGGAGCTCCTGTGTTGGATGAGGAAACTGTGAGGTGCCAGCAGATGGATGTCGGCAAAAGGGGAGGACAAGGAGTTGATGGTTTGAGGCCATGGAGTGTGTGGAGGAAGATGCTGGCAGTCCCAGGCACCCCTTGGACAGTCCTCTATGTGCTCACATACAAACTGG GGGAGCAGGGTGCAGTCACTATGTTTCCCTTGTTTCTGTTGGATCACCACATGACTGCCAGGGAACTTGGCTTCTGGAACGGCGTCATCGCCATGGGCTTTTCCATCTGTGGGTCGTCACTGGGAGGCTTGCTGCTGGCTCAGTTCAG CATTGGCGCTCTGATGCGGCGTGTTTTTGTCTTGAGGACTATCAGTATGGTCTGCCAGAGCTCTTTACTCACTGTGCTGGAACCATCGCCACTCATGAAAG GTATGGCCATCATGAGCATGAGCGTTCAGCACTTTCTGGGTGGTCTGATAACCACGCTCACCTTCACTACCATGATGCATTGCACTCAAAGGGCTGAGGAGAGCATACAG GCAACCCACTACAGTTTCCTGGCCACTCTGGAGGTGCTGGGCAAGCTGACGTTCAGTGCTCTGGCCGGGGGTGTGGTGGATTGGTTTGGTTTTCAAGTggccttcctcttcttcctcacccTCTCTGCTGGAACGGCCCTGCACGTATGGACGGCAACTTTCACTGGTGCTCTCAGGGAACACCAACTCAAAGAGCAGCCCAAATGA
- the mfsd3 gene encoding major facilitator superfamily domain-containing protein 3 isoform X1: MNDKLVFLGLLYFVQGIPYGLQSSLLPVYLRGAGHSLTRIGFTKILYFPWVLKVLWAPLVDRIGTKRRWLVGTVSGLAVTCLFSSALGPEMHIWGVAGTLLAMNTLASVQDIAVDGAAVGLLKGRGELGLGNTAQVVGYKAGSVFAGGGLLAVIDVAGWRWMFLLLTFVYAGVALFVWGAPVLDEETVRCQQMDVGKRGGQGVDGLRPWSVWRKMLAVPGTPWTVLYVLTYKLGEQGAVTMFPLFLLDHHMTARELGFWNGVIAMGFSICGSSLGGLLLAQFSIGALMRRVFVLRTISMVCQSSLLTVLEPSPLMKGMAIMSMSVQHFLGGLITTLTFTTMMHCTQRAEESIQATHYSFLATLEVLGKLTFSALAGGVVDWFGFQVAFLFFLTLSAGTALHVWTATFTGALREHQLKEQPK, from the exons ATGAATGACAAACTAGTGTTCTTGGGCCTGCTGTACTTTGTCCAGGGTATCCCCTATGGTCTCCAATCCTCCCTGCTTCCTGTCTACCTGCGTGGAGCTGGCCATTCCCTGACACGCATTGGCTTCACCAAGATTCTCTATTTCCCATGGGTCCTCAAGGTGCTTTGGGCTCCTTTGGTTGACAGGATTGGCACAAAGCGTCGCTGGCTGGTGGGGACAGTATCTGGACTGGCGGTGACATGTCTCTTCAGTTCTGCTCTGGGCCCAGAGATGCACATTTGGGGAGTAGCAGGAACTCTGCTCGCCATGAACACCCTGGCCTCTGTTCAAGATATCGCAGTAGATGGAGCAGCAGTGGGACTGTTGAAAGGCCGAGGGGAGCTTGGATTGGGTAACACAGCCCAAGTTGTGGGCTATAAAGCTGGATCGGTGTTTGCTGGAGGCGGGCTGCTGGCCGTGATTGACGTGGCCGGATGGAGATGGATGTTTTTGCTGTTAACTTTTGTGTACGCAGGTGTGGCTCTTTTTGTGTGGGGAGCTCCTGTGTTGGATGAGGAAACTGTGAGGTGCCAGCAGATGGATGTCGGCAAAAGGGGAGGACAAGGAGTTGATGGTTTGAGGCCATGGAGTGTGTGGAGGAAGATGCTGGCAGTCCCAGGCACCCCTTGGACAGTCCTCTATGTGCTCACATACAAACTGG GGGAGCAGGGTGCAGTCACTATGTTTCCCTTGTTTCTGTTGGATCACCACATGACTGCCAGGGAACTTGGCTTCTGGAACGGCGTCATCGCCATGGGCTTTTCCATCTGTGGGTCGTCACTGGGAGGCTTGCTGCTGGCTCAGTTCAG CATTGGCGCTCTGATGCGGCGTGTTTTTGTCTTGAGGACTATCAGTATGGTCTGCCAGAGCTCTTTACTCACTGTGCTGGAACCATCGCCACTCATGAAAG GTATGGCCATCATGAGCATGAGCGTTCAGCACTTTCTGGGTGGTCTGATAACCACGCTCACCTTCACTACCATGATGCATTGCACTCAAAGGGCTGAGGAGAGCATACAG GCAACCCACTACAGTTTCCTGGCCACTCTGGAGGTGCTGGGCAAGCTGACGTTCAGTGCTCTGGCCGGGGGTGTGGTGGATTGGTTTGGTTTTCAAGTggccttcctcttcttcctcacccTCTCTGCTGGAACGGCCCTGCACGTATGGACGGCAACTTTCACTGGTGCTCTCAGGGAACACCAACTCAAAGAGCAGCCCAAATGA
- the mfsd3 gene encoding major facilitator superfamily domain-containing protein 3 isoform X3, with protein MNDKLVFLGLLYFVQGIPYGLQSSLLPVYLRGAGHSLTRIGFTKILYFPWVLKVLWAPLVDRIGTKRRWLVGTVSGLAVTCLFSSALGPEMHIWGVAGTLLAMNTLASVQDIAVDGAAVGLLKGRGELGLGNTAQVVGYKAGSVFAGGGLLAVIDVAGWRWMFLLLTFVYAGVALFVWGAPVLDEETVRCQQMDVGKRGGQGVDGLRPWSVWRKMLAVPGTPWTVLYVLTYKLGEQGAVTMFPLFLLDHHMTARELGFWNGVIAMGFSICGSSLGGLLLAQFSIGALMRRVFVLRTISMVCQSSLLTVLEPSPLMKGMAIMSMSVQHFLGGLITTLTFTTMMHCTQRAEESIQSPGE; from the exons ATGAATGACAAACTAGTGTTCTTGGGCCTGCTGTACTTTGTCCAGGGTATCCCCTATGGTCTCCAATCCTCCCTGCTTCCTGTCTACCTGCGTGGAGCTGGCCATTCCCTGACACGCATTGGCTTCACCAAGATTCTCTATTTCCCATGGGTCCTCAAGGTGCTTTGGGCTCCTTTGGTTGACAGGATTGGCACAAAGCGTCGCTGGCTGGTGGGGACAGTATCTGGACTGGCGGTGACATGTCTCTTCAGTTCTGCTCTGGGCCCAGAGATGCACATTTGGGGAGTAGCAGGAACTCTGCTCGCCATGAACACCCTGGCCTCTGTTCAAGATATCGCAGTAGATGGAGCAGCAGTGGGACTGTTGAAAGGCCGAGGGGAGCTTGGATTGGGTAACACAGCCCAAGTTGTGGGCTATAAAGCTGGATCGGTGTTTGCTGGAGGCGGGCTGCTGGCCGTGATTGACGTGGCCGGATGGAGATGGATGTTTTTGCTGTTAACTTTTGTGTACGCAGGTGTGGCTCTTTTTGTGTGGGGAGCTCCTGTGTTGGATGAGGAAACTGTGAGGTGCCAGCAGATGGATGTCGGCAAAAGGGGAGGACAAGGAGTTGATGGTTTGAGGCCATGGAGTGTGTGGAGGAAGATGCTGGCAGTCCCAGGCACCCCTTGGACAGTCCTCTATGTGCTCACATACAAACTGG GGGAGCAGGGTGCAGTCACTATGTTTCCCTTGTTTCTGTTGGATCACCACATGACTGCCAGGGAACTTGGCTTCTGGAACGGCGTCATCGCCATGGGCTTTTCCATCTGTGGGTCGTCACTGGGAGGCTTGCTGCTGGCTCAGTTCAG CATTGGCGCTCTGATGCGGCGTGTTTTTGTCTTGAGGACTATCAGTATGGTCTGCCAGAGCTCTTTACTCACTGTGCTGGAACCATCGCCACTCATGAAAG GTATGGCCATCATGAGCATGAGCGTTCAGCACTTTCTGGGTGGTCTGATAACCACGCTCACCTTCACTACCATGATGCATTGCACTCAAAGGGCTGAGGAGAGCATACAG TCTCCTGGTGAGTGA